The sequence below is a genomic window from Sphingobacterium sp. ML3W.
AAACAAAAAGTTGATTGCGCTTTAAGTTAAAGACAACAGGTGATTTCTGTGGTAATGCATCCCCTGGCTTGACATAATCTCGGGCCTGCAACTTGGGTTGCAACTGCTCTTTTGGAGAAGATTCAATCAACGTCAATTGCCTTACCTCAACTTTTTGAATCTTTACCGCAGCTATTTTCTCGCTATCGCCAGACCATTGAATGCGATTACTATAATACTGTTGATTATTTCCATCAAAGGTGACCTGGCGGGCATCTTTTAATTTTCCTTTAGGCGCTACGAACACATTATGATTCCTTATAAACGCAACTTGAAGTTTATTCGGTGCTTCAATCTCCCTATATTCATCATCGGCATAACGTCTCCCCCAATATCCTGAACCTACATTTCGTTCTTTGCGTTCACTTGGACCAGTTTGCTTCAACTCATTACGCTTCCGACTCCATATCCACTGAAAATCTTCCAAATCCAAAGATACCTGTTGTTCATCCAGCAAGGTAATACGATCATTTGTGATACTGCGATATTCAAGCTTACGTCCCAATTGATTCTCGACCGCAGCTAACACCTTTTGGACATCAAATAACAGTTCCTTTTTCTTTTGTTGTGGAATCACTAAGATATATTCCTTCCCTTTGGCAGTAGCACGATCATACCAAAACAAGTCTCCCTTCTCATTCCAAAAAAATTGACCGGGAAGATTTTCCACTTTGTTGGTCAACTGTGACTTTAAATCTTTGGATCTTTTATAATCGCCTAAGGTGCCCTGCCCAAGCACCAATTGCACACAAAATAGAAGTAAGAAAGTATTAAGAAATTTCATTTTTTTTCGTTTAGGGTTTATCAAATAATAGATTGGAATACCTAGTAAAGCAATCAAAATACCAGACTATGTATAGTTGGGTCTAAAAATAACCATTAAAATGATAATGACAAGGTCCATCTTGATATATAAAATAACGTGGATAACAGAAAACAAAAAAGCATCCCAATAAATTTGGGATGCTTTTTCATATGCTATTGATAGCAGTCTACACTTTTGGATATACATAACCATTATGATAAGCTGCAGCTAAATATCGGTTAGCCTCTTTGTCCGTAAATTGTCTTTTATTCTTATCCCAATATAATTTCTCCCCAGCTCTATATGCAATATTTCCCATTTGGGCTAAAATAGCAATATGTGACCCTGCTTCAACAGGAGCACGCAATATCTCCTTATTTTTAGTCAGGATAGCTTCCACAAAATTATCCATGTGACGTTCAAGTCCATTGTCCTTAGCTTTTTGAAAAGGAACAGCAGCCATCCGATCGCCTTCTGCCAACACTTCCCATCCATCCCTATTCAGCACTAATGTTCCGTTATTTCCAATGAACGCTACACCATGACCCTTTTGATAAGGTCCTAAATCAATACCTATTGTATGCTCCCATTGGACATTGAAGCCATCGAACTCGTACAAAGTGGTCAGTGTATCGGGTGTTTCTTCTGCGTCATCAGGATAAGCAAATTTTCCACCAGCAGCCATCACCGAACGAGGATCCGATACTTTCATGCCAATCAGTGCAAAATCCAACATATGCACTCCCCAGTCTGTCATCAACCCTCCTGCATAATCCCAAAACCAACGAAAATTGAAATGAAAACGATTAGCATTAAAAGGTCTTTTGGCCGCAGGTCCCAACCACTTATCATAGTGAACTCCCGCTGGAATAGCAGTATCAGATACAATTGGTATATCTTGCTTCCAACCAATATACGCCCAGACTTTAACTGTTCTTATCTTTCCTAAATTACCAGCATGCAAAAATTTCATCGCATCTTGAAAGTGTTGCTGACTACGTTGCCATTGTCCAACCTGAACAATCGCATTATGCTTCTGAGCAACAGCCACCATCAATTCGCATTCTTTAATTGAATTACCAATCGGTTTTTCGACATATACATGTTTTCCTGCTTCAACAGCAGCAACCATCATTAGGCAATGCCAATGATCAGGAGTACCAATGATTACCGCATCGACCTGACGATCTGCCAACAATTCTTTATAATCAATATAGGTTTTAACAGATATGCTACGTTTCTTCAATTCATCGACACGCTTTGTTAATACATTCTCATCAACATCACAAAGAGCTGTGCAGATTACATTTTGATTTTTCAGTATAGCCATCAGGTTTGACCACCCCATTCCATTTACGCCAATGACGCCAACACGAATTTTTTGTGTGTTTCCAAAAACGCCATGACGATTAAATAATAGCGCCGAAGCAGCTAAAAAGCTAGAGGTCTTTATAAATTTCTGTCTATTCATAATATTGTTTACAAGAGTTAGCTTATCATATCAAGAAGGACAAGTATCATAATCCACCCCTAAGCTCTGTGGCATTACAGATGTGATTCAACTTACGCTTCGATTTTTATATTGATGTTATCACTAACAAAAAAGAAATGATTTTTAGGTCAAAGTTTAGTTTATATACGAATATATAAAAAAAAGACACTTCTTCAAAGTGAACATTATTCACATACACTTATCTGTAAAATATAATATAATTGTTACGCATAGATACTATTCAAAATTCAAGTATTTGCTTGATTAAGACATTACACCACATATACACAGTTTAAAGTAGCAATATCACTTCCGTCCTAAATAAATTTTAGGCGCGTGTTTCCCTTGAAACAGTATCTATTTTTAGATAATTTCAATTTTGACCCTATTTTTTAGTCTGAGAATATCTGTAGCTGTCCATTTTTACCCTTAACTGGTGGCCTGATAAAAGGATCATCTATCCATTGCCATATATTTATTTTCACGAATATATTCATCCTGATAAACCCGACCAAGTTAGACAGATTCCAATCGTATTTAGCCTTCTTCTGAAGG
It includes:
- a CDS encoding Gfo/Idh/MocA family protein, with the translated sequence MNRQKFIKTSSFLAASALLFNRHGVFGNTQKIRVGVIGVNGMGWSNLMAILKNQNVICTALCDVDENVLTKRVDELKKRSISVKTYIDYKELLADRQVDAVIIGTPDHWHCLMMVAAVEAGKHVYVEKPIGNSIKECELMVAVAQKHNAIVQVGQWQRSQQHFQDAMKFLHAGNLGKIRTVKVWAYIGWKQDIPIVSDTAIPAGVHYDKWLGPAAKRPFNANRFHFNFRWFWDYAGGLMTDWGVHMLDFALIGMKVSDPRSVMAAGGKFAYPDDAEETPDTLTTLYEFDGFNVQWEHTIGIDLGPYQKGHGVAFIGNNGTLVLNRDGWEVLAEGDRMAAVPFQKAKDNGLERHMDNFVEAILTKNKEILRAPVEAGSHIAILAQMGNIAYRAGEKLYWDKNKRQFTDKEANRYLAAAYHNGYVYPKV